One window from the genome of Nicotiana sylvestris chromosome 9, ASM39365v2, whole genome shotgun sequence encodes:
- the LOC104244351 gene encoding proteasome subunit beta type-1-like yields the protein MTKQQANWSPYDNNGGTCVAVAGADYCVIAADTRMSSGYNILTRDYSKIIKLADKCVLASSGFQADVRALQKVLAARHLIYQHQHNKQMSCPAMGQLLSNTLYYKRFFPYYAFNVLGGLDNEGKGCVFTYDAVGSYERVGYSSQGSGSTLIMPFLDNQLKSPSPLLLPAKDAVTPLSEAEAIDLVKTCFASATERDIYTGDKLEIVILNADGVCREEMDLRRD from the exons ATGACGAAGCAGCAAGCTAACTGGTCTCCTTATGACAACAATGGAGG AACGTGTGTTGCGGTTGCAGGTGCAGATTACTGTGTAATTGCTGCTGACACTAGGATGTCCTCGGGCTACAACATCCTAACTCGCGATTACTCCAAAATCATTAAATT AGCGGACAAGTGTGTGCTGGCGTCTTCAGGATTTCAAGCTGATGTGAGAGCTTTGCAAAAGGTTTTGGCAGCAAGGCATCTG ATCTATCAGCATCAGCACAATAAGCAGATGAGCTGCCCAGCCATGGGTCAGCTACTTTCGAACACCCTATACTACAAACGTTTCTTTCCCTACTATGCATTCAATGTTCTAGGTGGCCTTGACAATGAAG GGAAGGGCTGTGTTTTTACATATGATGCTGTTGGATCCTATGAGAGGGTTGGGTATAGTTCTCAAGGTTCAGGTTCAACTTTGATCATGCCTTTCCTCGACAACCAATTAAAGTCTCCTAGCCCTCTCTTGCTGCCTGCCAAG GATGCCGTAACTCCACTTTCTGAAGCGGAAGCCATTGACTTGGTGAAGACATGTTTTGCTTCAGCAACAGAAAGGGATATATATACT GGTGACAAGCTGGAAATAGTCATATTAAATGCTGACGGTGTTTGTAGGGAAGAAATGGATCTCAGGAGAGATTGA
- the LOC138878578 gene encoding uncharacterized protein encodes MVVTSDEELSTCIHLLTTDSPYKNCHFIIEKIQPSESAAFKQSLAYAIDSEPFEHEVGQLIMEVDNELRPSNTTAASEYIMLQQLPPPPINSNQFVDDQEEEGQLIMQIDNQHTIQQTFLLPSAMISNNEDEVNMENIPITSDRIEEIAESSCVSQKSRKRVRKQLKESPPCKILRHDALPEKRYELKCIVDKCGWNVRATRIKNSTLFRVIKYYNIYECSVDTRKSDQKHATSNFISEQIIEHVRDKKIEVTPSFVENEMKKKFGIDISYHKACRAIQKVVACISGSPEENYQILPSYLHMMVCKNPGTYTSIKRDAQNRFAYMFFAPAASVAGWSYCGPVIVVDAMFLKFKYRGVLFVVVSKDANNQIFPLYFGVAESENNEAYIWFFEEMRKAIQVHRKLVFLSDRNQSIANGIRKVFPEAHYGICLYHFEKNLKQRHAKATVINLFQSVARSYKREDLNQLMYQLKSIDKKTYNYIMEEPPERWARSWFPRRRYDMLTTNMVESMNFVLLKGREMPILRMLDFIQEKLGEWFYERRKKANETFHSVSIWEEEEMTKKMDLACKMFVFNLNSMLFRINSEGIEFIVDLKKRTCDCLEFQLDELPCPHAIAAINKRYL; translated from the exons atggTTGTAACTTCAGATGAAGAACTCAGTACATGTATACATTTGCTTACAACTGATTCACCCTACAAGAATTGTCATTTCATCATCGAAAAAATACAACCTTCAGAATCTGCAGCATTCAAACAATCCCTTGCATATGCGATAGATTCAGAACCTTTTGAACATGAAGTAGGACAGCTAATAATGGAAGTAGACAACGAGCTACGACCTTCTAACACTACAGCTGCTTCAGAATATATAATGCTACAACAATTACCCCCTCCTCCAATAAATTCAAACCAGTTTGTCGAtgaccaagaagaagaaggacagcTAATAATGCAAATTGACAACCAACACACAATCCAACAAACTTTTTTGTTACCTTCTGCAATGATAAGCAACAAtgaagatgaagtaaacatggagAATATACCGATAACATCAGATAGAATTGAAGAAATTGCTGAAAGTTCTTGTGTTTCTCAAAAATCAAGAAAAAGGGTGAGGAAACAGCTGAAAGAATCTCCACCATGTAAAATACTTAGGCACGATGCGCTGCCTGAGAAA AGATACGAGCTGAAATGCATCGTGGACAAATGTGGTTGGAATGTACGTGCTACCAGAATAAAAAATTCCACACTATTCAGGGTGATAAAATATTATAACATCTATGAATGCTCGGTTGATACAAGAAAATCAGATCAGAAGCATGCTAcatcaaattttataagtgaacaaattatagaacatgttcgagacaaaaagatagaggttacaccatcctttgtagaaaatgaaatgaaaaagaaatttggaattgACATTAGTTATCACAAGGCATGTCGTGCTATTCAAAAAGTTGTTGCTTGCATAAGTGGGTCACCTGAAGAGAACTACCAGATTCTTCCTTCATACCTACACATGATGGTGTGCAAAAACCCAGGAACGTACACAAGCATAAAAAGAGATGCGCAGAATAG ATTTGCTTACATGTTCTTTGCTCCTGCGGCATCAGTAGCTGGTTGGTCCTACTGTGGACCCGTTATTGTTGTAGATGCAATGTTTTTAAAGTTCAAATATCGTGGTGTTCTATTTGTTGTTGTATCAAAGGATGCAAACAATCAAATCTTTCCTCTATATTTTGGTGTAGCAGAATCAGAAAACAATGAGGCATACATTTGGTTCTTCGAGGAAatgagaaaagcaattcaagtccaTCGTAAATTGGTTTTCTTGTCAGATAGAAACCAATCGATTGCAAATGGGATTAGAAAAGTTTTTCCTGAAGCTCACTATGGTATCTGCCTCTATCActttgagaaaaatttaaagcaaagacatgcaaaagccacggtaataaatctttttcaaagtgtTGCAAGGTCATACAAACGTGAAGATCTTAATCAGTTAATGTACCAACTCAAAAGTATTGACAAGAAAACATACAATTACATAATGGAAGAGCCTCCAGAGAGATGGGCTCGATCGTGGTTCCCACGGCGACGTTATGATATGCTAACAACAAACATGGTAGAATCAATGAATTTCGTTTTACTAAAAGGAAGAGAAATGCCTATTTTAAGAATGTTAGATTTCATACAAGAAAAGTTAGGAGAGTGGTTTTACGAACGGAGAAAAAAGGCAAATGAAACTTTTCATAGTGTATCAATatgggaagaagaagagatgactaagaagatggacttggcttgtaaaatgttt gtGTTCAACCTTAATTCAATGTTGTTCAGAATAAATAGTGAAGGAATCGAATTCATTGTGGACTTAAAGAAGAGAACTTGTGACTGCCTggaattccaacttgatgaattgCCCTGTCCACATGCAATTGCTGCTATTAATAAGAGATATCTGTAG